In Anaerolineales bacterium, the following are encoded in one genomic region:
- a CDS encoding class I SAM-dependent methyltransferase yields the protein MKQYRYKNREEYIDAQVVRSRNKFGYCKVYFTDLVRYKRLLSLHQTRQQQPSISGAILCLGVRSGAEVDMFRATFYGPLMRLHTMQEIARRADRSKHGEEKIRLAKRLGIGSGNPHDGRVWGVEINPDAAREDIHVGSFDDLPKEWTGKFQLLYSNSFDHSVDPQRTISEWKRVAAPGAYIMIGFAPGTDASHTDPLGGMTITQMIELWQLPVVFASETLNRGGYHEICFQMS from the coding sequence ATGAAGCAATACCGATACAAGAACCGAGAAGAGTATATTGATGCCCAGGTTGTTCGCAGCAGAAACAAGTTCGGCTATTGCAAAGTGTATTTCACCGACTTGGTGCGCTACAAGCGACTTTTGAGCCTTCATCAGACGCGTCAGCAGCAACCGTCCATCTCAGGCGCTATCTTGTGCTTGGGTGTTCGCTCAGGCGCGGAAGTGGACATGTTCCGAGCGACGTTCTATGGACCGTTAATGAGGCTTCACACAATGCAAGAGATTGCCCGCCGCGCTGACCGGTCGAAGCATGGCGAAGAAAAGATCCGCCTGGCCAAACGTTTGGGGATAGGCTCGGGAAATCCCCATGATGGCCGTGTATGGGGCGTGGAGATCAACCCTGACGCCGCTCGTGAAGATATTCATGTAGGCAGTTTTGATGACCTTCCAAAAGAATGGACTGGCAAATTTCAACTGCTGTATTCCAATTCCTTCGACCATTCTGTCGACCCCCAGCGCACGATAAGTGAATGGAAACGCGTGGCAGCCCCAGGCGCCTACATCATGATTGGTTTTGCGCCGGGAACAGATGCGAGTCACACAGATCCGTTGGGAGGAATGACGATCACACAGATGATTGAGCTTTGGCAGCTGCCCGTGGTGTTTGCTTCGGAAACCCTGAATCGCGGCGGATACCACGAGATTTGCTTTCAAATGAGTTAG
- a CDS encoding class I SAM-dependent methyltransferase encodes MLARLARFITKRLITFLSVHEQGELAFLILEKMTTKDAARAAEPLMRLDSKVHELHGQAAIAQNRGIHPKHELTDYHQFFVERIQPGEHVLDFGTGIGAVASDIAEQTKALVDGIDIVPENIATAHLRFSHSQVQYFVGDGLKISPNPPYDIVVMSNVLEHLEQRPQALKSIQQASQAKRFLIRVPSFERDWRVPYKRRLGVEWRLDEDHKTEFTEVQFRAELAEAGFEIVHLEIRWGEIWAEALVSG; translated from the coding sequence ATGTTGGCAAGACTTGCTCGGTTTATTACCAAACGCTTGATCACATTTCTCTCAGTACATGAGCAGGGAGAGCTGGCTTTTTTGATTCTTGAAAAAATGACGACAAAAGATGCTGCACGGGCCGCAGAGCCGTTAATGCGCTTGGACAGCAAAGTCCATGAGTTGCATGGGCAGGCAGCCATTGCACAGAACCGCGGGATACACCCCAAGCATGAGCTTACGGATTACCATCAGTTCTTTGTGGAGCGAATTCAGCCCGGCGAGCACGTATTGGACTTCGGCACTGGAATTGGGGCAGTCGCTTCTGATATTGCGGAACAGACTAAAGCCTTGGTTGATGGAATTGATATTGTTCCAGAGAACATTGCCACAGCACACCTGCGCTTTTCGCACTCACAGGTGCAGTATTTTGTAGGAGATGGGTTGAAGATTAGCCCAAATCCGCCGTATGACATTGTGGTGATGTCGAATGTATTGGAGCATCTGGAACAGCGCCCCCAGGCCCTAAAGTCGATTCAGCAAGCCAGCCAAGCAAAGCGCTTTTTGATCCGCGTACCCTCTTTTGAGCGCGATTGGCGCGTACCCTATAAGCGTCGCTTGGGGGTCGAATGGCGTCTGGACGAAGACCATAAAACAGAATTTACTGAGGTGCAATTCCGCGCGGAGTTGGCCGAAGCTGGCTTTGAAATCGTGCATTTAGAAATTCGCTGGGGCGAGATTTGGGCAGAGGCGTTGGTCTCTGGGTAA
- a CDS encoding methyltransferase domain-containing protein, translating to MLPFKDKPLSEISGDDISYSLRRYYVDSFQQKLFAQISFPSRVLDIGGVRGVTRGEFRMPDDFRRVVLNIRRSHQTDLAADAALLPLVSKQFDVVLCAEVLEHVIAPPAVLHQTWRILKPGGRLIVTVPFLFRQHADPSDYGRYTEWYWRAHLERLGFENIQIEKQGLFFSVFVDMLRHWMANNLLNGGGFYRLRSWSFRKIYLVLRKYALRFDEQPVHQVQAFWGAYPGGFGIQAFKPEQR from the coding sequence ATGCTGCCTTTTAAAGACAAACCGCTTTCCGAAATATCAGGCGATGATATTTCGTACTCGCTGCGCAGGTATTATGTAGACAGCTTTCAGCAAAAGCTCTTTGCCCAGATTTCATTCCCCAGTCGCGTACTGGACATAGGCGGTGTCCGAGGAGTAACCCGTGGCGAGTTCCGTATGCCTGATGATTTTCGCCGCGTGGTCCTAAACATTCGGCGAAGTCACCAGACCGACCTGGCAGCGGATGCAGCTTTACTTCCGCTAGTTAGCAAGCAATTTGATGTGGTTTTGTGCGCCGAGGTATTGGAACATGTGATTGCGCCTCCGGCTGTGCTGCACCAGACTTGGCGGATACTTAAACCGGGAGGGCGCCTGATAGTTACTGTGCCGTTTTTGTTCCGTCAGCATGCAGACCCGAGCGATTATGGTCGCTATACCGAATGGTACTGGAGAGCACATCTGGAGCGGTTGGGCTTTGAGAATATCCAGATTGAAAAACAAGGTTTGTTCTTTAGTGTTTTTGTCGACATGCTGCGCCATTGGATGGCGAATAATTTACTCAACGGCGGCGGTTTCTATCGACTACGCTCATGGTCATTCCGCAAGATATATCTTGTTTTGCGTAAATACGCCCTCCGTTTCGATGAGCAACCTGTACATCAAGTACAAGCCTTTTGGGGCGCATACCCTGGCGGCTTTGGCATCCAGGCTTTCAAACCAGAACAACGATGA
- a CDS encoding glycosyltransferase family 4 protein: MPKWLFRLAGELRDEFNFYFVATHSNHFLPDYAQVAQVDFVPPSRWALAWHLWRHRIDLAQVANLRLYTDAARLAGVPSVIERVDGVRGGAALNRKDGLDMVVASTRGMLRRLEAVVSPEKARLIYNGVDLQAFDAASIERFGLDQDAVIIGRTSRLAGGKNISLLIAGVKQLRQQPGYQHVHLVICGGDTTQPGAPPMLQQLRDEAADLGAAVIFTGELADPIPVTKGYDIATCTSLPDNEGIPNSLIEAMAAGKPVVASAVDDIPELVKDGETGILFESNNLDQLTAALRQLVDDASLRRQMGLAGRQVVEQNFELHTRAGEYRNLYRDLVAANGLHILNRFARISGHA, from the coding sequence ATGCCAAAGTGGCTCTTCCGCCTGGCAGGCGAGCTTAGAGACGAATTCAATTTCTACTTCGTGGCGACCCATTCCAATCATTTTTTACCGGACTATGCTCAAGTAGCTCAAGTGGACTTTGTGCCTCCCAGCCGCTGGGCGTTAGCCTGGCACTTGTGGCGTCATCGGATTGATTTAGCCCAGGTGGCCAACTTGCGCTTGTACACAGATGCGGCCCGCTTGGCTGGTGTGCCTAGCGTGATCGAGCGCGTGGATGGCGTGCGCGGCGGCGCGGCACTTAACCGCAAAGATGGCTTAGATATGGTGGTAGCCTCCACGCGAGGCATGCTGCGGCGTTTGGAGGCCGTGGTTTCGCCAGAAAAGGCTCGCTTGATTTACAACGGTGTGGATTTGCAAGCATTTGATGCCGCCTCGATTGAACGGTTCGGTTTGGATCAAGATGCTGTAATCATTGGGCGTACCTCCCGCCTGGCTGGAGGCAAGAATATTTCGCTGCTGATCGCTGGAGTTAAGCAATTGCGCCAGCAGCCGGGCTACCAGCACGTGCATCTGGTAATTTGCGGTGGAGATACAACCCAGCCTGGCGCTCCGCCTATGTTGCAGCAATTGCGGGATGAGGCTGCAGACCTGGGCGCCGCCGTAATCTTCACCGGTGAACTGGCGGATCCGATCCCGGTGACCAAGGGATACGATATCGCCACCTGCACTTCGCTACCTGATAATGAGGGTATCCCCAACTCGCTGATCGAAGCCATGGCCGCTGGGAAACCCGTGGTGGCCAGTGCCGTCGACGATATCCCAGAGCTGGTAAAGGATGGCGAAACCGGCATTTTATTTGAAAGCAATAATTTGGACCAGTTGACCGCCGCTTTGCGGCAATTGGTGGATGATGCCAGTTTGCGCAGACAAATGGGCCTGGCCGGCCGTCAAGTCGTGGAGCAAAATTTTGAGTTGCACACCAGGGCTGGGGAATATCGAAACCTTTACCGTGACTTGGTTGCGGCCAATGGGCTGCATATACTGAATAGATTCGCCAGGATTTCGGGACATGCTTAG
- a CDS encoding glycosyltransferase family 4 protein — protein MPSFGLPASKIPFADKLVGQIVHFGSLWEIQAGLQRSVMRDNYVVGTIFHGIRGDASFENALAKIVQQQDQFLKLHTASTIMEERFKAWGISPDKIVNIPLGVDLQTFHPSSEEARRAARERLGIPQNVFVVGSFHKDGVGSQEGLEPKLIKGPDVLLEVVSKLKGKMPVFVYLTAPARGYVIEGLRKLGIPYRHDVFEDYHAVAKSYAALDAYLVASREEGGPSGVLEAQASGVPLVSTRVGLAPDLVQHAHNGLLAEVEDSAGLTEHLLALAQDQALSQRLTSNALESIQAYGWPRIAARYYHEIYKPILDEVS, from the coding sequence ATGCCCAGTTTTGGCTTGCCAGCCAGCAAGATACCTTTTGCCGATAAATTGGTTGGGCAGATCGTTCATTTTGGTTCTTTGTGGGAGATCCAGGCTGGATTGCAACGATCTGTGATGCGCGACAATTATGTTGTTGGGACAATTTTTCACGGAATTCGCGGCGACGCCAGCTTTGAAAATGCTCTGGCCAAAATTGTCCAGCAGCAAGACCAGTTCTTGAAACTGCATACCGCCAGCACGATCATGGAAGAACGCTTTAAAGCGTGGGGAATATCCCCTGATAAGATCGTCAACATCCCGTTGGGCGTCGATTTGCAAACATTTCACCCGTCCAGTGAAGAAGCACGTCGGGCTGCTCGAGAACGCTTAGGCATTCCGCAAAACGTGTTTGTTGTTGGGTCTTTCCACAAGGACGGGGTGGGCAGCCAGGAAGGCTTGGAGCCCAAGCTGATCAAGGGGCCAGATGTTCTGTTGGAGGTGGTCTCCAAGCTTAAAGGCAAAATGCCTGTTTTTGTTTATCTCACCGCGCCGGCGCGCGGCTATGTGATCGAGGGCCTGCGCAAACTGGGTATTCCTTATCGACATGATGTCTTCGAGGACTATCATGCTGTGGCTAAAAGCTATGCGGCCTTGGACGCCTATCTGGTAGCTTCACGCGAAGAGGGTGGCCCATCCGGCGTGCTGGAGGCGCAGGCCAGCGGCGTGCCGCTGGTGAGCACGCGGGTGGGCCTGGCGCCAGATCTTGTGCAGCACGCCCATAATGGCCTACTGGCAGAAGTGGAGGACAGCGCCGGCCTGACTGAACATTTGTTGGCTTTGGCGCAGGACCAGGCTTTAAGCCAGCGGCTGACCTCAAATGCCCTAGAGAGTATTCAGGCGTATGGCTGGCCGCGCATCGCCGCTCGCTATTACCACGAGATCTATAAACCGATCTTGGATGAGGTCAGCTAG
- a CDS encoding glycosyltransferase family 4 protein: MNDLVIFFTEDVSLADWAQGGMLAREVALYQHLAKLGRRIQFVTYGGPGEAEIAARIPEISVRFNARELPSGLYKRCLRWFPPRGHAFKSNQVSGSEIALAAARRAGARFVARCGYLLSFVDEQTHGVDSRQARAARQLEKHVFGAADRVVVTTQVIAERVQENYRLPEERIRVIPNYVETDRFVPQKSQENSRLRIGFVGRLAWEKNLLALLNAVAGLDVELVLVGAGPQKAELRAKADTLDIKLSLPGRMDNTDLPTLLNTCDVFILPSFYEGHPKALIEAMACGLAVIGTRVSGIAEIIQDGDNGLLAETDADSLREVIRRAAGDASLRAQLGKTAREYALRHFSLERVAAMELALLEELSGDHA; this comes from the coding sequence GTGAACGACCTGGTCATTTTTTTTACTGAAGATGTGTCCCTAGCTGATTGGGCCCAGGGCGGTATGCTGGCCCGCGAAGTGGCTTTGTATCAGCATTTGGCCAAGCTAGGCAGGCGCATCCAGTTTGTGACTTATGGAGGACCGGGCGAGGCCGAGATTGCTGCCCGAATACCAGAGATTAGTGTGCGCTTCAATGCGCGCGAGCTGCCATCAGGGTTGTATAAACGCTGCCTGAGATGGTTTCCGCCACGCGGGCACGCATTCAAAAGCAATCAGGTCAGTGGCTCAGAGATCGCTCTGGCGGCTGCGCGTCGTGCTGGCGCAAGATTTGTGGCCCGTTGTGGCTATTTGCTTTCTTTCGTGGATGAACAAACCCATGGCGTTGATTCTAGGCAGGCGCGTGCCGCGCGCCAGCTCGAAAAACACGTGTTTGGCGCCGCCGACCGAGTGGTAGTGACTACTCAGGTCATCGCTGAGCGCGTCCAGGAAAATTATCGATTGCCTGAGGAACGCATTCGAGTCATCCCGAACTATGTGGAGACTGACCGGTTTGTGCCGCAGAAATCCCAAGAGAATTCCCGCTTACGAATTGGCTTTGTGGGCCGCCTGGCCTGGGAGAAAAATTTACTCGCTTTGCTGAATGCTGTGGCAGGGTTGGATGTCGAATTGGTTTTGGTTGGCGCCGGGCCCCAGAAAGCGGAATTGCGGGCCAAGGCGGACACCCTTGACATAAAACTTAGCCTGCCGGGCCGCATGGACAACACCGATTTGCCCACCCTTTTGAATACCTGCGATGTGTTTATTCTGCCGTCTTTTTATGAAGGCCATCCCAAAGCGTTGATTGAGGCTATGGCTTGTGGCCTCGCCGTGATCGGCACGCGGGTATCCGGGATTGCCGAGATTATCCAAGATGGCGACAACGGGCTGCTTGCTGAAACAGACGCCGACAGCTTGCGCGAGGTAATTCGCCGTGCAGCCGGTGACGCCAGCCTGCGGGCCCAGTTGGGCAAAACTGCTCGAGAGTATGCACTTCGGCATTTCTCTCTCGAGCGGGTGGCGGCTATGGAGCTGGCCCTGCTGGAAGAGCTGTCAGGTGACCATGCCTAA
- a CDS encoding glycosyltransferase, whose amino-acid sequence MPKVSVVMAVYNGQQHLPAALYSLWRQTLTDFELLVVDDGSTDDTAQILTDCTDPRLRVLANPSQQGLAASLNTGLQQAVGEYVARMDHDDICLPPRLELQARYLDKHPDIDILGSWARTIGTEREQVWAYPTHDADIRSELIFNPVLVHSSVMLRRTRFDPDGFQYDQRLARAQDYDLWVRAADELRFANLDEVLLLYRLHPNQVGQQFGHVQQEIAEQIRLRQLQRMGLSPSQAEVEMHHAISHWQYPQGRVGLEQLEDWFSALRTANRASGVFPAAAFDAALERRWWAACRANVSLGIEAWRRYLDFGRVLGSPRSLVDKATFGIKAALRQLGWRRA is encoded by the coding sequence ATGCCTAAAGTCAGTGTGGTGATGGCTGTGTACAATGGACAGCAGCATTTGCCCGCTGCGCTGTACAGCCTATGGCGGCAAACCCTGACTGATTTTGAATTGCTGGTGGTAGACGACGGATCGACGGATGACACCGCGCAGATCTTGACCGATTGCACAGACCCTCGCTTACGCGTTTTGGCCAATCCATCACAGCAGGGATTGGCGGCTTCATTGAATACAGGCTTGCAACAGGCGGTTGGCGAATACGTTGCGCGCATGGATCATGATGACATTTGCCTGCCGCCTCGCCTGGAACTGCAGGCGCGTTATTTGGATAAGCACCCGGACATTGATATCTTGGGCAGTTGGGCGCGCACCATAGGCACGGAGCGAGAGCAGGTCTGGGCGTATCCCACACATGACGCAGATATTCGCAGCGAATTGATTTTCAATCCGGTGTTGGTGCACAGCTCGGTGATGCTGCGCCGTACTCGTTTTGACCCGGATGGCTTTCAATACGATCAACGCCTTGCCCGGGCCCAGGACTATGACTTGTGGGTGCGCGCAGCTGACGAACTGCGCTTTGCCAATTTGGACGAGGTTTTACTGCTGTATCGTTTGCATCCCAACCAGGTTGGCCAGCAATTTGGCCATGTGCAGCAGGAAATTGCTGAGCAAATTCGCCTACGCCAGCTGCAACGCATGGGCCTTAGCCCCAGTCAGGCGGAGGTCGAAATGCATCACGCCATCAGCCACTGGCAATATCCGCAGGGACGCGTCGGATTGGAGCAGTTGGAAGACTGGTTTTCGGCGCTGCGTACAGCCAATCGAGCTTCGGGGGTCTTCCCGGCAGCGGCTTTTGATGCCGCCCTCGAGCGTCGTTGGTGGGCCGCTTGTCGGGCCAATGTCTCACTGGGGATCGAGGCCTGGCGCCGGTATCTGGACTTTGGGCGCGTATTGGGGTCGCCAAGGTCGTTAGTGGACAAGGCAACCTTTGGTATAAAGGCCGCTTTGCGCCAGTTGGGCTGGAGGCGCGCATGA
- a CDS encoding glycosyltransferase family 2 protein, translating to MSQPRVTFGIIALNAQPLLEYNLRALYPFAHQIIVVEGAVQTAAPLARVDGHSQDDTWERLQRFQREEDPEGKLILVSAADEGYADGFWPEKNEMSQAYAKRATGDWLWQVDSDEFYHPEDIRAVLERLQAVPGITAVAFPYVEFFGGWDYVITGKWHIQNYPLIYRLFKWGQGFRYTDHRPATVVDQNDRDLRAVKLESTPQRDGKPIVLHHYSYVFPKQALQKVGYYSQVTWTDSFKRNQQWYEKNYLRLEEPLFLGEKGRPILQWLQRFSGQHPPAIQQLRADLDSGQLAEPLRPVEDIERLLRSPWYWLATRVLGAVMPIYWGLQNAVRKERG from the coding sequence ATGAGCCAACCGCGTGTGACCTTCGGTATCATTGCGCTCAACGCCCAACCGTTACTCGAATACAACCTGCGGGCTTTGTACCCATTTGCGCACCAGATCATCGTGGTCGAGGGCGCAGTGCAAACGGCCGCCCCTTTGGCCAGAGTTGATGGACACTCGCAGGATGATACTTGGGAACGATTGCAGCGCTTTCAAAGGGAAGAAGATCCCGAGGGCAAATTGATCCTGGTGTCCGCTGCCGATGAAGGCTACGCTGACGGCTTTTGGCCGGAAAAGAATGAGATGTCGCAGGCCTATGCCAAACGCGCCACCGGTGATTGGCTGTGGCAGGTGGATAGTGACGAGTTTTATCATCCCGAAGACATTCGGGCCGTCCTTGAAAGACTGCAGGCCGTACCCGGCATAACCGCGGTGGCTTTTCCTTATGTAGAGTTCTTTGGAGGCTGGGACTATGTGATTACCGGAAAGTGGCATATTCAAAACTATCCACTGATTTATCGCTTGTTCAAGTGGGGGCAGGGTTTTCGCTATACAGACCATAGGCCAGCTACAGTCGTGGATCAAAACGACAGGGATTTGCGCGCTGTGAAACTTGAGTCCACTCCGCAGCGCGATGGAAAACCCATCGTCCTGCACCATTATTCCTACGTCTTCCCGAAGCAGGCGCTGCAGAAGGTCGGCTATTATTCTCAAGTGACCTGGACCGACAGCTTCAAACGCAATCAACAGTGGTATGAAAAGAATTATCTGCGTCTTGAAGAGCCGCTGTTCCTGGGCGAGAAGGGTCGCCCAATTTTGCAGTGGCTGCAGCGCTTCAGCGGTCAGCATCCGCCAGCCATCCAGCAGTTGCGCGCTGACCTGGACAGCGGCCAGCTTGCTGAACCTCTGCGGCCCGTAGAAGATATTGAGCGTCTGTTGCGCAGCCCTTGGTATTGGCTGGCAACGCGTGTGTTGGGAGCGGTCATGCCTATCTATTGGGGTCTGCAAAATGCTGTGCGCAAGGAGCGTGGCTGA
- a CDS encoding acyltransferase — protein MAARKHPVRWGVWSLLAWLRLRAAGAKIGRGLRALGPILVRTDPGWRGRMIIGDNVTLLPYVDLRLRERGSIVLGDGVYLETMARLVAANQAKLQIGAETQVGMGSILNAGDDITIGNQVAIAAYSSLVAAEHAYFDPNTPIKQQGYRYAPITIGDDVWLATGVLVRPGVTIGSGAVIGAQSVVHSDVPAYVLAVGNPAKVVRDRKTV, from the coding sequence ATGGCTGCTCGCAAGCACCCAGTGCGCTGGGGCGTTTGGTCGTTGCTGGCCTGGCTGCGTTTACGCGCCGCCGGTGCCAAGATTGGCCGCGGCCTGCGGGCTTTAGGGCCAATTTTGGTGCGCACTGATCCCGGTTGGCGTGGTCGGATGATTATTGGCGACAATGTCACCCTACTGCCTTATGTGGATCTCCGCCTGCGCGAACGGGGCAGTATTGTGCTGGGCGATGGCGTTTACCTGGAGACGATGGCCCGCCTGGTCGCAGCCAACCAGGCGAAGTTACAGATTGGCGCTGAAACTCAAGTCGGCATGGGTTCCATTCTCAATGCGGGCGATGACATCACCATAGGCAACCAGGTGGCGATTGCGGCGTATAGCTCACTGGTGGCCGCGGAACATGCTTACTTTGACCCCAATACGCCGATCAAGCAGCAAGGCTATCGCTATGCGCCGATCACGATAGGCGATGACGTTTGGCTGGCGACTGGGGTGTTGGTGCGGCCTGGAGTGACCATTGGCTCGGGGGCCGTGATTGGGGCGCAGTCCGTAGTGCATTCGGATGTTCCTGCTTATGTCTTAGCAGTCGGTAACCCGGCAAAGGTGGTAAGGGACCGAAAGACAGTATGA
- a CDS encoding glycosyltransferase, translating into MSVQPKVSIVIPTHNERENIVELIEALRAEIRPPLEIIVVDDNSPDGTADQVAALGLPEVVLIRRKARGLAAAFHRGVLEASGDIIGWMDADMTMPAAVMAQLIAQLDDCDIAIGSRYVEGGSDSRHPLRVWASHAINGFARLVLGGHVRDYDSGFIAIRRNVFDHVTLIPFGYGEYFIEFIYDAQRAGLRVREVGYAFRDRSVGLSKSAPSLISFLVTGFRYVLRVISLRIRFLTGRD; encoded by the coding sequence ATGAGCGTTCAGCCCAAAGTCAGCATTGTCATCCCCACCCACAATGAGCGCGAGAATATTGTTGAACTCATTGAGGCTTTGCGCGCCGAGATCCGGCCACCGCTGGAGATCATCGTGGTGGATGACAATTCGCCAGATGGCACGGCGGATCAGGTTGCAGCGTTAGGCTTGCCTGAAGTGGTGCTGATCCGCCGTAAAGCACGCGGCCTGGCGGCGGCCTTCCACCGCGGCGTACTTGAAGCGAGCGGAGATATCATCGGTTGGATGGATGCCGATATGACCATGCCAGCCGCGGTCATGGCCCAATTGATCGCCCAGTTGGATGACTGCGACATCGCCATCGGCTCGCGTTATGTGGAGGGTGGCAGTGACAGCCGCCACCCCCTGCGGGTTTGGGCCAGTCATGCCATCAACGGTTTCGCCCGCCTGGTGCTGGGCGGCCATGTACGCGATTATGACAGCGGCTTCATCGCCATCCGGCGGAATGTCTTTGACCATGTCACGTTGATCCCCTTCGGTTATGGTGAGTACTTCATTGAATTTATCTATGATGCGCAGCGGGCGGGATTGAGAGTGCGCGAGGTCGGCTATGCCTTCCGTGATCGCAGCGTGGGTCTTTCCAAGTCGGCGCCGTCGCTGATAAGCTTTTTAGTGACTGGTTTTCGCTATGTGCTGCGAGTGATCAGTTTGCGCATCCGTTTTCTCACCGGCCGTGATTAA
- a CDS encoding class I SAM-dependent methyltransferase, translated as MRPDEYQSLYEVEPSHWWFRGLRRFLQRLIPPDYKQGRATRYLDLGCGTGGLLAAQAGGSALAVGLDFSPVALHWASRRQAGALVRASANRVPFRQQFDLVTCVDVLEVASVQPDELATSFVSALRPGGYGILVVAAHAWLLSQHDIAVDSVRRYNLAQLKTLFAGQPVQTLYAGYLFAAVFPLVVFVRGVLYRLRKPAANQPTRSDVFLPSPPVNALLDLVCRLEALLLPWLRLPFGSSVVIVVEKL; from the coding sequence ATGCGCCCTGATGAATACCAAAGTTTGTACGAAGTGGAGCCAAGCCATTGGTGGTTCCGGGGATTGCGCCGCTTTTTGCAGCGCCTGATCCCACCGGACTATAAACAGGGACGGGCGACCCGCTATCTCGACCTGGGCTGCGGCACCGGTGGCTTACTGGCCGCCCAAGCGGGCGGCAGTGCCTTGGCTGTTGGGTTGGACTTTTCCCCGGTGGCGCTGCACTGGGCTTCGCGCCGCCAGGCGGGGGCATTGGTTCGGGCCAGCGCCAATCGCGTGCCATTCCGCCAGCAATTCGACCTGGTTACCTGTGTGGATGTGCTTGAAGTCGCTTCTGTACAGCCGGATGAGCTGGCCACAAGCTTCGTCTCCGCACTTCGCCCCGGCGGTTACGGCATTCTGGTGGTGGCTGCGCATGCCTGGCTGCTCAGCCAGCATGACATTGCCGTGGACTCGGTAAGGCGGTACAACCTGGCCCAGCTTAAAACGCTGTTCGCTGGTCAACCAGTGCAGACCCTCTATGCCGGGTATTTGTTCGCGGCGGTCTTTCCGCTGGTCGTGTTTGTGCGCGGCGTGCTTTACCGCCTGCGCAAACCGGCTGCCAACCAGCCAACCCGTTCTGACGTGTTTTTGCCCTCGCCGCCAGTCAACGCCTTGCTGGATCTTGTTTGCCGGCTTGAAGCGTTATTGTTGCCCTGGTTGCGCTTACCCTTTGGCTCCTCGGTGGTGATCGTGGTGGAGAAGCTGTGA
- a CDS encoding class I SAM-dependent methyltransferase: protein MTLFDRLEATRPYQWLRARMNQGLVRFLATQVLHTGENLRVAEVACGSGYGAHLLAQLPQVQLSIAADINQEDHQQAGFSQFAGQFVLMDLFNPALTPESLDLAWNSSSIEEIDQPLLAVQSMARLLKPGGSLFIGVPNRRGPAGWLGRIADESHKIWLGRNYDRDELHVLVTEGGLQVERDTSYLFGVFIGVVARKPKNHLG, encoded by the coding sequence GTGACCCTTTTTGATCGCTTAGAAGCCACACGACCTTATCAGTGGCTGCGGGCGCGCATGAACCAGGGCTTGGTGCGTTTTTTGGCGACACAAGTCTTGCATACCGGCGAGAACCTGCGCGTGGCTGAGGTGGCCTGCGGCAGTGGTTACGGGGCGCACCTGCTGGCTCAGCTTCCTCAGGTGCAGCTCAGCATCGCGGCGGATATCAACCAAGAAGATCATCAGCAGGCTGGCTTTTCCCAATTTGCCGGGCAATTTGTGCTGATGGACCTATTCAACCCGGCGCTCACCCCAGAGAGCTTGGACTTGGCTTGGAACAGCTCTTCCATTGAAGAAATTGACCAACCCTTATTGGCCGTCCAATCCATGGCGAGATTGCTTAAACCAGGCGGATCTTTGTTCATTGGAGTTCCAAACCGGCGGGGGCCAGCCGGTTGGCTGGGCCGCATTGCGGATGAAAGCCATAAGATTTGGCTGGGCCGCAACTACGACCGCGATGAGCTGCACGTGCTCGTGACTGAAGGCGGTCTGCAGGTGGAGAGAGATACCAGCTATTTGTTTGGCGTATTTATTGGCGTGGTGGCCAGGAAACCGAAAAATCATCTTGGCTAG